The sequence GTTGTGAATTATAAGACTGATTTATGTCAGTTGTGTTTTGTTTCAGTGTCACAGATGTATTCCCTCAAGTTAGTTTCAACTTTGCACAAGGCGCATCCTTGATTTTGAGTCCTATCGACTACTTGATACAACAGAATTCTATTGTGAGTCTCAAGCACCATGTAATTGTCTGATTGCTTATTTAAAAGATCACATCTTTTGTCACTCTTTTTTCATCTCGTTCCCTCTGTATTAATGCTCGATTTGCATACACTGCTTCTCCGGAAAGGAAAACATAtttcatattaataattactttTCACATGTTACCAAATTCCTATTTAAAGAGCTTTCGGTGATACAGGGTGGTTCAACCGTGTGGTGCATTGGATTTTCAAAGAATCAGGTTCAGGGGATTACAATTTTAGGAGGTACTCACTCTATCCTACTACTGCTTAATCTAAGTTCTGAACATTTCTTTAATGTTTGTCTTTTAATTGGTTGAAATATTTTACTCTGTTTATAGATCTCGTTTTGAAAGACAAAATCTTTGTCTATGACTTGGCTGGAGAACGTATTGGATGGGCAAATTACGACTGTAAGTCTCTATTTGCCTACTTGAAATAAACTGAACATATCTTGTTTATAAACATATCCACCAGTTCTGAATGGTAAAAAATGTTTGATCAGGTTCGACTTCGGTGAATGTCTCGGCAGTTATTAACAATGGTAAAAGCGAGTATGTGAATAATGGGCAAGTGAGTGGCAATAGTTCACCCAAAATTGTTTTGACAAGAGGAGTTATAAAAATAGCATTTTTTGTGCATATGTTAGTAATTGGTGGCTTCctatatttatagcaactgtgaatGGATCattccttttattttatttttttttcttgccAGCTTATATCAATAGCAACTGGCAAATaggttttttggttttttttagagTTATAATTGTTGTAAGTAGCAATAGATGTGATGTGAGTGACTTGTCTTGTTCTGTATGTTAGGCAGTGTTGTAGTAAAAAAATAGTACTAGTATATGACATTCATACATATGTAACAACAATTGTTTGAAGATCAGAATCAATTTTCACACGAACCACTTTGTGTTTTCTTTTATGCTAAAAACCCAATTTTGGTAGTTTACTTATGTGTGGAATCATCTACACTTGTTCAAGTACACATTGTTTAGTTTGATTCTCCTTCTTAATTTCAACTTCAAACCCAAATAAAATTCTACTTGAGAAGCCTGCTCAAAATCTGAGTCTGGCTGGAAACTGAAATTAGAACGATCGCAATTCCTTGCAGAGTTTCAACTTATCAAGTTCAAGATTATAAGAAGTTGAAATTTTATACAAGTGGTCAGTCCCTTTTACGGAAAGTGTgtagttataaaaaaaaatgtttattCATCGTGTAAATAATTATTAATTTGCATAATAATATTTGAatttaaataatttttttaaaagaaaataaattttaataaaatatAGAGAGGGAATAAGTTATAATAGTATTTATAGATTTTAGTTAGGAATATAAaataaactaataataattattttttaagAATTATAAGCCTATTAAACTGTTGTttctattttcattaataataattgcATTGCCAACTACGATTTGATCGAATGGTTAAAACCATATGCCTCCCTCATTGAGATTGAAGGTTCGAATTCCGTTGGAAACATGTTACAAAAAAAAATGcattaaaaaattaataaactgtCGAAATTCGATTTCAACGATAAAAATAATTACAATCTGATAGATAATAGAGAGACTTTTTCATCAATTGCAAAatttattgtcaaatcaacatcCGACACGTGACATTTTATTGATAAATAATAATTTGACACATGTATTTTAGAACTTTGAATTTAGTTAAGTTTCAAGTTAAAATTTTAAGTCAGTCATATTTTTTTCCCTATTCTAATTAggaaatcaaaacacaataaaaatatattcctaataaaattataatacactatatttATCTAATTTTTTATTTAACAATTTTTCCTATATAAATCCATTATATTTATTTTTCCTATTCCTAATTAAAACGGTCACATCttcttttttcctattcaaacgggaatattaattaaaaaattattcctaataaaattaaaatatttttttcaatttttttattaaactattgtttttaataaaaatttatTGTATTTATTTTCCTATTCCTAACTAAAATGAGCAtatcttatttttcaaacaatAGAAACAATTAAATTAATTAGatgcaattataaattttattataaaatcaaatcttcgtgacttttacttttttttatgtttattatttttgaaaataaaataaaataaattttttaattctaataggattatagattttgaaataaaatcaaaataattataattgatataaaattaaaataatttcCTTTTAATATGATATTTAACATATATTTAACATTGTTCAGTACAAAGAATGATCATATATTTTATTTATGAtacatttaaattattaatttttaaagatATGGGCTCACTGACTTGTTTGGACAATTCTATCCTATGCATATAAGATTTGTACATAAAAGAAATTATTGGAGGCCTCTCGTTAAATAAATCATAAGCTCGAGGACtgaataaaaattacataaacAGTGAAGTCCTACTTAAGTTAGGATTCGGGGTTTTGTGTTATCTATCTATCACTATAAACAAGACAATAAACCTTGTTTGTTTTTCACCGTCGCGACGAGTTTTGATTTTCTTGTCAGAATGCAAGAATTATGTGCATTGTATGTGGGAGATCTCCATTCTAGTGTGACAGAAGCAAACCTAATTTCATTATTTTCAAGATTCGATGGCTTTAGGTCGGCTTTTCTTTGTAGACATTGGATTACCAGAACATCTCTTTGTTACGGTTATGTCAATTTCGATACCTTAGAACGAGGTATTGTATATATAATCATGTCCACTTATAAATAAGTACTAGTTgtaggtatatatacatatttcttCGTTTTTCTTGTTTAACGATATATGTTTTTATGAAGAAGTAGAGAAGTTTGCTTAAACTTTTATCGAGGGTAGTTTAGTTCATTGAATTAGAGATTATATATAAATTGATACAACTCTATTTTTTTCAATTGTGTAGCGATCATGGCAATGAAGGCTATAAATTATGAAGTACTGAATGGTCAAAGAATTAGGGTGATGTTGGCTGCAGAAGCTAGAAGCTGGAAGGATGGGATCGGCAATGTATTTGTTAAGGTGAAATTCCGTTATATAAGTAATTCTTTGCttaatttattattaaaagtattattattaaaattgatgAATACTATTGACAGAACTTGGAGGCCGCAATTGATAGTTTGAAGCTCCATGACACATTCTCGAGATATGGTAGAATCATATCTTGTAAAGTTGCATTGACTCCTCAAGGAACCAGCGAAGGCTACGGCTATGTCCAATTTCAATCACCTGAATCTGCCGATACAGCGATTCGGGAGGCCAATGGTTCCATCATTCAAAGCAATCCAATGTTAGTAATTAACATttgtttaatttttattatttaatctaataatatatttttcttacttttctttatacatatatatatatatgttattattaagtagtagtaCAGTATATGTTCTTTCAGTCTATTAATTCTTCAACAATATATTTTAATTTGTCTAGATGTGTCGAAAAATTTATAAAGAAAAGCGAGAGAAGTAGTAGTGAACCAACATTCACGTTTAACAATCTTTACGTGAAGAATTTGGATTCAAGTGTGACAACGGAAATGCTAAGGGGAAGCTTTTCTGAGTTTGGAAAGATAACGAGCTTGGTTATTCAACGAGACATCAATGGCATCTCCAAGGGTTATGGTTTTGTATGCTTCGAGAATCCAGATGATGCGAAACGAGCAATGGAGGCCCTTAACGGAACAACATTTGGTATATATATATTCCAACTTTATTATAGTAAAATATTTAACTATACAGAATTCTAATGCTTAATTGTTTgttttgtattttatatatatatatatataggctcaAAGACACTCTACGTCGCAAGAGCTCAAAAGAAAGCAGAAAGGCAGCGATTCTTACGGTCTCAATATGAGGAAAGAAGAAAGGAAACTAAGGTTAATATTTAACTTCTTTAAATCATCATATGATTATTTGATCTGAAAGTAGAGTTAACAAGTTGTTATTTGTTTTGTATATTATGTTAGGGTTTGAATTTATATGTGAAGAATATAGTTAGCAAAGTGAACGAAGAGCATTTAAGAAACGTGTTGGGTCAGTGTGGGAGAATAACTTCAATCAAGATAATGAGAGATGATAAAGGAATTAGCAGAGGATTTGGATTTGTGTGCTTTTCTACTCGAGAAGAAGCCAACAATGCCATTCATAGGCTCAGAGGTAAGTGAACTTAATCTACTTAAGTGTGATATTAATGTGTAAAGGAGTAGTTATAATAAAAATTGTGTATGGTAAATGATGGTATGGACAGGAATATTATTTCATGGAAAGTCGTTATATGTGAGCATAGCTCGAAGCAAAGAAGAAAGGGCTGCGTATCTGCAAACATTGCGTACAACTATCATGCCATCATTACCATGGGGACTTCCTCCTACTCCATTTCCTATTCACCCTCCACTTTTGCCTTACGGTCAGTTCtcattacttacttacttactttccattatcaaatttaatttaattacaCCATTTActcattatttttactttattagGTGTCAATTAATCCTTGAAGCCAATATGGAAGAATGATGGGCGGAAATTAACAAGCTAGTGCCATTTGAACCGATTTCAATATAATTGCCTCGAATCTACggccttgttttttttttttttttttataaagttatTTTCACTTTTCAATACACTGGTACATAGACACTCTTGTTTAATGTTCTCTCGACTCTAGATCCTGTTCATCACAACCCAATTTTGTTTGTCTGTCTATCAATGGAGAAGTTGGGGAAAAGAAAAGGTCTCTCCATATATAACTATTGTCATTCCTACTTTCTTAGGAAGGAAGCTACTACTGTATATCATTACAGTCTGGAACCCTGCAATATATATTCCTCTAGCTACATCCAAAATTAAGGGTTTTTGCAGAAGGTCCTAAAACAAATGAACCTCTAATGAAATAAAATACTTAAACACAAGGCTACTGTAAAAGTATGATCTAGTATGCCAAGATAAGAAATTCACAATATCAAAAGGAAAGACGAAAGAGAGATGAAATTCCTAAAAAGATAAAGGCCACATCTCATATTAGCATATATAGTTTGGCAGTCACATATCCAAAAGCACATATCCAAAAGATGTCTTGCAAAAAACACACAAAGGGCAAGAGTTCTAAAGCCAGAGTTCAGTAAACAGAAGGTCTAACAGTAAAACATATGCTTCCTGACGCTCTCCATAACGGGAGGCACATTCACCACAGGAGCAGTCTTCTCCAGGGTACTGTTGTTGCAACTCGAACCAGCATCCGAGAACTCCCCCTCGATGTAGTACCGTGCTCGGAATGCAGCCAGATGCGCATAGTACGCCGGAGGGACAACAGAGACAGATTTCGTGCACCTTGCATAGCTGAAAATACATACAAACACTTCTTTATTAAACTCATACAAACAAAGAAAAGTAGATTCTCATATAAATTCAATTCAATAACAAGGACATATATACTCACGTGTAACAGAGGCTGTTTGTCAGATTTTGCATATGGTCGGCAGTGAACTTATTCTCATCATACAGCACATGGTAGTGAGCCGGCCTGCTTGTTCCCTACTCACAAAGCAACAGCACGAAATCAACATTTTGCATATATGGCACAAAATCGACAATTTTGCATATAGGTAATCGTTTATTTGGCATAAACCATCTTCTTACCTGAATTCCAGCATGACTATTGAGATAGAAATCAAACTCTGTAGGGTGGCATATGTGGGTGTCCACAACAGTACCTGACATTAAAAACTAGTTAATTATATTTCGCAACATTGAAAACCAAACAAACAAAGGAAACTAAAAGAACCTGGTAAAATATTTCCACTCTTGTCCATCAGGTTCTTCTCATTATGGTTAGCAGGGAAGAAGCGAGTGTGATGCCTCTTCTGCACCACAACAAATGTGACAGGTGGCAGATATCCGGGTTGAAGCGACTGGCAAGCCTGGAGAGCAATTGTGATTTTATATCAGACAAGCAGTCAACCAAtatacgtatgtatgtatataggagagaaagaggtaaATAAAGATCTTACTTCTCTAATAGCAGTCATCTCATACTGTAGCACCTGGCTGAACTGTCCTTCTGAGACACCATCTCTGTTATGGAAAGACAAGAAAACATTTAGCATCTAAAAAACAATACTAATGAATATACAGTTGATTTATTTTGTAAAGAagcatatttatataaatatatattatattatatattcaaACCTGTAAAATATGATCTGATGAGGCTTCTGCTTTGTTGCTTTGTAAAAAGAAAGCAGCAGCTCTCTGCATAACAGAATTAAGAGAAGGATTAACAATATCATTGGACTCATTCAGTAGACAAAATTTAAGATCAGTGTATTATTATACCTTATCATCCCACCATGGACAATTCCCTTCTGAGGATCTACAGTTTTCTTATAGAGATCTTGAATTATCTCTTCTCTGTGATGCTGGGATGAGACAAGTCCCATGTATTTTGTGACTTCTGGCCAGTCCATGGACGCCACAACCTGTCGGATAGGATGAATAAAAAGAATTAAAGACAATCAAGCATCAAACCAAAAGTAAGAATACTAGTACAAGGCAACCAACTTACAGCAGCAATAGAAGGACTCGTGTCCTCTCCTGGTTGAGGATGTGTGACATCTGCTCCGAAGATGATTGTAGGACGATCTGTGAGCATAGGAATTCTCTTTTCCAAGATGCAGTTTCGCCCGCCGGTCTATTACCATGTTGCAAGAAGAAGCCAACTGATATTGATTAGAACTTGAGCAGTGAAACACAGATTGCAAAGCACAAGGTAAACAACAGCACATACCTTAACATTGATCTTCATTGCAACATTTTCAAAGTACTGCTTGTTAAGCTTCCCTACATTTTTGGGATGACAGCACTGAGAAACAATCCCCAATTGTGTTTCACAAATCTTCTTTATCTTTCCTGTAAAGAAAAATGTGATTAGTAGCAAGGAGAACCCTGATTCTGACAAACAAAAGCAACTGACCGCAGCAGTACTCACCGTAAGACCCACTGACATCTGGCAAAATCACGATTAGTAACTGGATTTGCTTATCCTTAGAGCCCCTACGCTCAAGTTCTGCAGATGATTCTGTATGAATCTCGTGAAGAGTTTTCTCGATATTCCTTGGTTGTGCAGAGCGAACAGGAACAATTGGATGacttgcaaatttctaacaccacAATCAAAGAAGATGGAAACACAATTCAATCTCTCAAACATTGAGGACTCCACAGTAAAAATATGATAATCAGCGTCCTTACCATTCCTTTGTCAACACACATGCTTACAAGGTGATGACAAACTTCCTCTTCTCGAACTCTCGTAGAGAAGTTGACACAAGTCCAAGAATCAATCTTTGCCCCTTCATACAGTACCTACAAAACAGCCATCCACAGCTGCTCATTACTATTTTGATGATACAGAGATTACATTTGAATGGAAAGGGAAACTCAGATAGAAAATTTCAAGTAGGCATCACTAAAAAAACATGTCATGAACATCAAAGAGTCGAAAGGAAAAAAGAGAAGACACCAACTCATCAACCAGGAAAATCACTCTCACCAAGTTTGAATGCAGTTACCTTGTTGATCATGTTCCATGATCCAAAACGGGGGTTAACAGTAGATTCACGTCCACTGCGATGATATTTAACCTATACCAACAAATGGTCAGCGAAAATGAACAAtacaaatattaaaagtatatatatatagttgtcatAGTAAGCATATTTGCAACCTGTGGTGGTTCCAGTACTCTAGCTTCAACCACAGTAAGGTCGTTCTTTACTCGTATACCAAATTGGTCCTTCACCAACTCATCAGCTCCAAAGTTTATCCCATCAACCATCTGCAAGAGAAAAAGATGCATGGGTTTTTGAACCAGAGAAAGAAAGTAGAAACAAGAATAATGTACGAATAAATACACATAGGATTCACAAAAATTAAATTGATACCCGAGCAACACTGGACTCCCTATCCCGAGGACGCTGGCAGGTGGCTCTCAGCATGTTGGTCACTTGAGTCTCATTCAGCTTTCTTGCATATCTCTGCCCTTGGGCGATAGTGCACAACTGGAAAAACAATGATGGTAAAATGTTTTAAATAATGCTCAAACGACAATAAAGATAAAGTAAGCTTTACAAATCACCACAGAGTAAATACAAACCTCCATAGGGAGATACACAGGTTTTGATTGACTTCCAGCTTGCAGGGCTGgcaaacttttatactttaaagtaATACCATATTTCTCACGGAAATACTGAGCCACAGAAATCTGAGTATTCTGATCATCGAGGGTAAACCTACAAAATTAATTTATAAGCGGAATAGATTTGTTGAATGATAATATTTAATGCATAAATATAATAGCTTACATTAGTTGTCCGGCTGGTTGGTCCGATACACCAGAGATTTTGTGAGTTTTAACGTATTTTCCGTGCGAAAGCTTGACTCTAATTGATTTCAGCGCCTTTTTAACCTGAACAGAACAAAATGCAGAGAGCACAAACCAGTCCATCTTTAAAAAATAGATACAAGGGTTCATGACACTAGATGACCACAGGTAAAACTGACACATACATTATAAGAACAACCCAAATCGAACAATGAGGTGCACCTACCTTAACACGGTCTTGATCAGACAGAGGCCTCGAAAGGTCTCGCACGCTTAAATATTTGCTGATAAAGTCTGTCACACAGATTGGTTCATAAAAGGCTCTAGCAGAAACATCTGCAACACAAATAACAAAAACTTTGGTCAGACGATAATCCAAATTAGAATAACCTAAAATCAGATAACTGACAAGCACACTGCATACCAATGTTCAAAGATAGTCCCATCTGAGTTGGACGGAGACTTTGGTAATAACCACGCCAATATTCCATACCATTGCCAAGTTCACCTTTAGGGCCAAGAGAGGAGTGAAAGAAGGATCTCCCAACTACAGTATAACTGAAAATATCcactttaaaaagtcaaacgagaaACAACAACTATATCAAGAGATTAATTAATTCAAAAAAGAATTTAACCAAAGATTACTTCTCTGATGGTGATGCTCTCAGGACAACATCAAGGAGTTGAATTATTTCATGTGGAGCATCCATTTGCTTCCTGGCTAAAAATTGCTTAAGATGATAAATGTCAAGCTTAGCTACCCACTTGATCGACACGGTGAACTCTCTGTCCCTCCTATAAAATCAGCATAAGATGATCAAACCTACATATATCTCCAAAAAAAATGAAGTACAAACACACTACCAGATAAATAGATCCATCTCTACCTCGAAGTGCTAGATGATCCAGCTGACTCTCCGCCATTTTCCACCAACTTGATTTTAAAGTCCTTCGACTTGAAAGGCAGCTCTCCTGGAGTGTATAAGCTTTTACGCCCATCATAAGCTGGCATCATTTCCCCGAGGTGTGATTTACGATACTGTGAGACGAGCTGTTTTATGATATCCCTATTAACTTTCTTAGAGGGACAATCAGGGGATATGGAAACCTGTAATAATAAAATGGTCGAGTAAGAAACTATATAGAATAAAAAGATAACGCCGATAACTAAAACAAAAATAGCAGATCGAAAACAATAAATGAATAAACACATAAAAATCGTAGAAAATCAAACGAAGATAGTTAGATACAGCCAGATTTAACCCAGAGAGGGATCCGTAGAACACAGGCTAAATATCAGAgactaaattttttttaaaaacagagACGAACAGAAAACAGAACTGAACGATTTTCGGTACACAAACAAGGAATGAACGTTTAAGAAAAAAATCAAAATTACAAAAACGAAAACAAAGGTGGTTAACGGAGAGTTACGTCGTAATGATTCAGGTCCTTGTCCGCGACGTCTACAAGAAAGTGATTGGCTCTAACCAAACACTTCATTCCGAGCTTTCCGTAGCCTGGCCTGGCCGGAAACCTACTCCCCTTAGAGGAGGCAGGCGGCAGCGCATTAGGAGTCGATTCTGCCAATGTCAGCTTCTGCATGTCGCCGGACAGCGTCGAGGAACCGGAGGTCGAACCGCCGTAGGTTGCTGGTACAGATACAGAGGTGGCTGCAGGAGGAGGAGCAGCCACAGAAGGAGAAGACGGAGGAGGTTGAAAATGGGACTGAGACGGAGGAGCACCTCCCGCGTAAGGAGATCTTTGTCCACGGCCGCTTCCGCCAACGGTACGACCACCAGTGCGACCTCCGTCTCCACCAGCACGACCGCCACCACGCCATGCTCCGCGACCGCCGGCGGTTGGCAAGGAAGGAAATGGCTGATCACGAGAGTCGTTGTgacgaccaccaccaccaccacggcGAGACATTTTGTGTAGAGGGAAAAATTGAAGATGCGATTAGGGTTTGTTCGAGTGATTTTTCAGAGTGTTTGGTAGTGTATGCTTCTTCTGGTGTGTGGAGTGAGGACACTTTTTTCTTATATAGAATAACTGAACGGTTTTGGCAAGGAAAGCGACCAATTAGcagttatgaaaaattaaatataaataaaataaataaagaaaaaaacaaaaaatgGAAAGAAGCGCGGAAATTTAGTTGACGATTTTCTCCTCCGGGGATTCGTAGGGTGAAAGAAAAAAATGATTGTAATAATTTTTGGATAAATTTGACCGTAATTTATGGATTTATTTGCAGTTGTTTTCGTAACTGATATTTTAGTTTGTGAGTGAGGTACGTGGGGCATAGTGGGAAGTTAAAGAAAACTACCGTGAAAGAAGAAGACTTGACGGTAACTGCTAATTTGAGCACGGTCTAACTGACGGACATCGATATATACTTCTTCCGTCTCAAAATAGATATAAATTTTTACATATAAATTATATTGAAAAATTCATATCTTCCAAATCGCCACCTCCAGTGGAAAGTTTTGCCGTTTGGGCTAAAGACGGCCCCTTCGCTGTTCCAACAAGCGATGTTAAAGATCTTCAGACCCATTTTGCACAGGCCCTAATCTATATTGACGATATGCTACTATTCTCTTCGTCAACTGCAGATCATATTCAGCTTCTCCAGCAGTTTCAGTCCATTACTGAAGAATATGGAATAATGCTCTCAGCCCGAAAGATGGTGTTGGCCCAGCCCAACATTGAT comes from Rutidosis leptorrhynchoides isolate AG116_Rl617_1_P2 unplaced genomic scaffold, CSIRO_AGI_Rlap_v1 contig549, whole genome shotgun sequence and encodes:
- the LOC139884407 gene encoding protein argonaute 5-like, giving the protein MSRRGGGGGRHNDSRDQPFPSLPTAGGRGAWRGGGRAGGDGGRTGGRTVGGSGRGQRSPYAGGAPPSQSHFQPPPSSPSVAAPPPAATSVSVPATYGGSTSGSSTLSGDMQKLTLAESTPNALPPASSKGSRFPARPGYGKLGMKCLVRANHFLVDVADKDLNHYDVSISPDCPSKKVNRDIIKQLVSQYRKSHLGEMMPAYDGRKSLYTPGELPFKSKDFKIKLVENGGESAGSSSTSRRDREFTVSIKWVAKLDIYHLKQFLARKQMDAPHEIIQLLDVVLRASPSENYTVVGRSFFHSSLGPKGELGNGMEYWRGYYQSLRPTQMGLSLNIDVSARAFYEPICVTDFISKYLSVRDLSRPLSDQDRVKVKKALKSIRVKLSHGKYVKTHKISGVSDQPAGQLMFTLDDQNTQISVAQYFREKYGITLKYKSLPALQAGSQSKPVYLPMELCTIAQGQRYARKLNETQVTNMLRATCQRPRDRESSVARMVDGINFGADELVKDQFGIRVKNDLTVVEARVLEPPQVKYHRSGRESTVNPRFGSWNMINKVLYEGAKIDSWTCVNFSTRVREEEVCHHLVSMCVDKGMKFASHPIVPVRSAQPRNIEKTLHEIHTESSAELERRGSKDKQIQLLIVILPDVSGSYGKIKKICETQLGIVSQCCHPKNVGKLNKQYFENVAMKINVKTGGRNCILEKRIPMLTDRPTIIFGADVTHPQPGEDTSPSIAAVVASMDWPEVTKYMGLVSSQHHREEIIQDLYKKTVDPQKGIVHGGMIRELLLSFYKATKQKPHQIIFYRDGVSEGQFSQVLQYEMTAIREACQSLQPGYLPPVTFVVVQKRHHTRFFPANHNEKNLMDKSGNILPGTVVDTHICHPTEFDFYLNSHAGIQGTSRPAHYHVLYDENKFTADHMQNLTNSLCYTYARCTKSVSVVPPAYYAHLAAFRARYYIEGEFSDAGSSCNNSTLEKTAPVVNVPPVMESVRKHMFYC
- the LOC139884406 gene encoding polyadenylate-binding protein 7-like, producing MQELCALYVGDLHSSVTEANLISLFSRFDGFRSAFLCRHWITRTSLCYGYVNFDTLERAIMAMKAINYEVLNGQRIRVMLAAEARSWKDGIGNVFVKNLEAAIDSLKLHDTFSRYGRIISCKVALTPQGTSEGYGYVQFQSPESADTAIREANGSIIQSNPICVEKFIKKSERSSSEPTFTFNNLYVKNLDSSVTTEMLRGSFSEFGKITSLVIQRDINGISKGYGFVCFENPDDAKRAMEALNGTTFGSKTLYVARAQKKAERQRFLRSQYEERRKETKGLNLYVKNIVSKVNEEHLRNVLGQCGRITSIKIMRDDKGISRGFGFVCFSTREEANNAIHRLRGILFHGKSLYVSIARSKEERAAYLQTLRTTIMPSLPWGLPPTPFPIHPPLLPYGVN